From one Streptomyces sp. NBC_01478 genomic stretch:
- a CDS encoding trp operon leader peptide translates to MFAHSTQNTIQNWWWTAHPAAH, encoded by the coding sequence ATGTTCGCGCATTCGACCCAGAACACGATCCAGAACTGGTGGTGGACCGCTCATCCGGCGGCCCACTGA
- a CDS encoding anthranilate synthase family protein, producing MHLDDLLRDSRPFALLRRRTPGHDHDVIEVMIGPVASYDRLADLPDEGLALVPYRQIRERGFDVRDDGTPLSFLTPEESYEIPLADALEHLPAHDVRVEGGGFDVGDEAYGEIVGRVLREEIGRGEGANFVIRRTYEGEIPGYGRADALALFRRLLVGERGAYWTFVVHTGERTLVGASPEVHVRMSGGTVVMNPISGTYRYPAEGPTPEHLLSFLADGKEIEELSMVVDEELKMMCTVGDMGGVVVGPRLKEMAHLAHTEYELRGRSSLDVREVLKETMFAATVTGSPVQNACRVIERHEVGGRGYYAGALALLGRDSGGAQTLDSPILIRTADIDPAGRLRVPVGATLVRGSDPAGEVAETHAKAAGVLAALGVRPSRPRDEGTRPRLADDPRVRAALDGRRGSLAPFWLRMQERSGELTGHALVVDGEDTFTAMLAHVLRSSGLEVTVRRYDEEGLREAVLAHEGPVVLGPGPGDPSDTADPKMRFLRALTADVLRENLHGVLGVCLGHELIAAELGLDIVRKEVPYQGAQTVIELFGREETVGFYNSFVARCDDEAAAELAAHGVELSRSAQGELHALRGPGFAGVQFHPESVLTLNGAAVVRELVGRLRGTSTRSVERRTG from the coding sequence ATGCATCTGGACGACCTGCTCCGCGACTCCCGCCCGTTCGCCCTGCTGCGCCGTCGCACCCCGGGCCACGACCACGACGTGATCGAGGTCATGATCGGCCCGGTCGCCTCCTACGACCGTCTCGCCGACCTCCCCGACGAGGGCCTGGCCCTGGTCCCCTACCGCCAGATCCGCGAGCGCGGCTTCGACGTCCGCGACGACGGCACCCCGCTGTCCTTCCTCACCCCCGAGGAGTCGTACGAGATCCCGCTCGCCGACGCCCTGGAACACCTGCCCGCGCACGACGTGCGGGTCGAGGGCGGTGGCTTCGACGTCGGCGACGAGGCGTACGGCGAGATCGTCGGGCGGGTGCTGCGGGAGGAGATCGGGCGCGGCGAGGGCGCCAACTTCGTCATCCGGCGGACGTACGAAGGGGAGATCCCGGGGTACGGCAGGGCCGACGCGCTGGCGTTGTTCCGGCGGCTGCTGGTCGGTGAGCGGGGCGCGTACTGGACCTTCGTCGTGCACACGGGTGAGCGCACGCTCGTGGGCGCCAGTCCCGAGGTGCATGTCCGGATGTCCGGCGGGACGGTCGTGATGAACCCGATCAGCGGGACCTACCGCTATCCGGCCGAAGGACCCACACCCGAACACCTCCTCTCCTTCCTCGCCGACGGCAAGGAGATCGAGGAGCTGTCGATGGTCGTCGACGAGGAGCTCAAGATGATGTGCACGGTCGGCGACATGGGCGGGGTGGTGGTCGGGCCGCGGCTGAAGGAGATGGCCCATCTCGCGCACACCGAGTACGAGTTGCGCGGCCGGTCCTCGCTGGACGTGCGCGAGGTCCTGAAGGAGACGATGTTCGCGGCGACCGTCACCGGCTCGCCCGTGCAGAACGCCTGCCGGGTCATCGAGCGGCACGAGGTCGGCGGGCGCGGCTACTACGCCGGCGCCCTCGCCCTGCTCGGCCGCGACTCCGGCGGCGCGCAGACCCTCGACTCCCCCATCCTCATCCGCACCGCCGACATCGACCCGGCCGGCCGCCTGCGGGTGCCCGTCGGCGCCACCCTCGTCCGCGGCTCAGACCCGGCGGGCGAGGTCGCGGAGACCCACGCGAAGGCGGCGGGAGTGCTGGCGGCCCTGGGCGTACGACCGTCCCGCCCGCGCGACGAGGGCACGCGCCCCCGGCTGGCCGACGACCCCCGGGTGCGGGCCGCGCTCGACGGGCGCCGCGGCTCGCTGGCCCCGTTCTGGCTGCGGATGCAGGAGCGGTCCGGGGAGCTGACCGGGCACGCGCTGGTCGTCGACGGGGAGGACACCTTCACGGCGATGCTCGCGCACGTGCTGCGGTCGAGCGGCCTGGAGGTGACCGTGCGGCGGTACGACGAGGAGGGGCTGCGGGAGGCGGTGCTCGCGCACGAGGGGCCCGTGGTGCTGGGTCCTGGACCGGGCGACCCCTCCGACACGGCCGACCCGAAGATGCGGTTCCTGCGGGCGCTGACCGCCGACGTCCTCCGGGAGAACCTGCACGGTGTCCTCGGCGTGTGCCTGGGGCACGAGTTGATCGCGGCGGAGCTGGGCCTGGACATCGTACGGAAGGAGGTGCCGTACCAGGGGGCGCAGACGGTGATCGAGTTGTTCGGACGGGAGGAGACCGTCGGCTTCTACAACAGCTTCGTGGCGCGCTGCGACGACGAGGCCGCCGCCGAACTGGCCGCCCATGGTGTGGAGTTGAGCCGGAGTGCCCAAGGGGAGCTGCACGCGCTGCGGGGGCCTGGCTTCGCGGGCGTCCAGTTCCACCCGGAGTCCGTCCTGACGCTCAACGGGGCTGCTGTCGTACGGGAGTTGGTAGGTCGGTTGCGCGGGACGAGCACGCGGTCGGTGGAGCGTCGGACGGGCTGA
- a CDS encoding 6-phosphofructokinase, translating into MRVGVLTGGGDCPGLNAVIRGIVRKGVQEYGYGFVGYRDGWRGPLEGDTVRLDIPAVRGILPRGGTILGSSRTNPLKLENGIRRIKDNLAAQEVDALIVIGGEDTLGVAARLSDEYGVPCVGVPKTIDNDLSATDYTFGFDTAVGIATEAIDRLHTTAESHMRVLVCEVMGRHAGWIAIHSGLAGGANVILIPEQRFDVEQVCGWITSRFKASYAPIVVVAEGAMPKDGDVVLKDGTLDSYGHVRLSGVGEWLAKEIEKRTGKEARTTVLGHVQRGGTPSAFDRWLATRFGLHAIEAVRDGDFGKMVALRGTDIVRVPIAEATAQLKTVDPKLYEEVGVFFG; encoded by the coding sequence ATGCGCGTCGGAGTACTGACCGGAGGCGGCGACTGCCCCGGACTCAACGCCGTCATCCGGGGCATCGTCCGCAAGGGCGTACAGGAGTACGGCTACGGTTTCGTCGGCTACCGGGACGGCTGGCGAGGTCCACTCGAAGGCGACACCGTCCGGCTCGACATCCCCGCGGTGCGCGGCATCCTGCCCCGCGGCGGCACCATCCTCGGCTCCTCCCGCACCAACCCGCTGAAGCTGGAGAACGGCATCCGCCGGATCAAGGACAACCTCGCCGCGCAGGAGGTCGACGCGCTCATCGTGATCGGCGGCGAGGACACCCTGGGCGTGGCCGCGCGGCTGTCGGACGAGTACGGCGTGCCGTGCGTCGGCGTACCGAAGACCATCGACAACGACCTGTCCGCCACCGACTACACCTTCGGCTTCGACACCGCCGTAGGCATCGCCACCGAGGCGATCGACCGGCTGCACACCACGGCAGAGTCGCACATGCGGGTCCTCGTCTGCGAGGTGATGGGCCGGCACGCGGGCTGGATCGCCATCCACTCCGGACTCGCGGGCGGCGCCAACGTCATCCTCATCCCCGAGCAGCGCTTCGACGTCGAGCAGGTGTGCGGCTGGATCACCTCGCGCTTCAAGGCGTCGTACGCCCCGATCGTGGTCGTCGCGGAGGGGGCCATGCCCAAGGACGGCGACGTCGTGCTGAAGGACGGGACCCTCGACTCCTACGGGCACGTCCGGCTGTCCGGGGTGGGCGAGTGGCTGGCCAAGGAGATAGAGAAGCGCACCGGCAAGGAGGCCCGCACCACCGTCCTCGGCCACGTCCAGCGCGGCGGCACCCCGAGCGCCTTCGACCGCTGGCTCGCCACCCGCTTCGGCCTGCACGCCATCGAGGCCGTCCGCGACGGCGACTTCGGCAAGATGGTCGCCCTGCGCGGCACGGACATCGTCCGCGTACCGATCGCGGAGGCCACGGCCCAACTGAAGACGGTCGACCCGAAGTTGTACGAGGAGGTCGGGGTGTTCTTCGGCTGA
- a CDS encoding response regulator transcription factor: protein MSEQRGPIRVMVVDDHPMWRDAVARDLAEAGLDVVATAGDGEQAVRRAKAAAPDVLVLDLNLPAMPGVQVCKELVGANPALRVLVLSASGEHADVLEAVKSGATGYLLKSASTEELLDAVRRTAVGDPVFTPGLAGLVLGEYRRLASDPAPAGGGEPKAPQLTDRETEVLRLVAKGLSYKQIAERLVISHRTVQNHVQNTLGKLQLHNRVELVRYAIERGLDDA from the coding sequence ATGAGTGAGCAGCGGGGCCCGATCAGGGTCATGGTGGTCGATGACCATCCGATGTGGCGCGACGCCGTCGCCCGCGACCTTGCCGAGGCAGGCCTCGACGTGGTCGCCACCGCCGGGGACGGCGAGCAGGCGGTACGCCGGGCGAAGGCCGCCGCCCCCGACGTCCTCGTCCTCGACCTGAACCTGCCGGCGATGCCCGGTGTCCAGGTCTGCAAGGAACTGGTGGGCGCCAACCCGGCGTTGCGCGTCCTGGTCCTCTCCGCGAGCGGCGAGCACGCCGACGTACTGGAGGCGGTGAAGTCCGGCGCGACCGGCTATCTGCTCAAGTCGGCTTCCACGGAAGAGCTGTTGGACGCGGTGCGGCGCACGGCGGTCGGCGACCCGGTGTTCACTCCTGGCCTCGCCGGACTGGTCCTCGGCGAGTACCGCCGCCTGGCCTCCGACCCGGCACCGGCCGGCGGCGGCGAGCCCAAGGCGCCCCAACTCACCGACAGGGAAACCGAAGTACTGCGGCTGGTCGCCAAGGGCCTGAGCTACAAGCAGATCGCCGAACGCCTGGTCATCTCGCACCGCACGGTCCAGAACCACGTCCAGAACACCCTGGGCAAGCTCCAGTTGCACAACCGGGTGGAGCTGGTCCGGTACGCGATAGAGCGCGGCCTCGACGACGCATAG
- the macS gene encoding MacS family sensor histidine kinase: MAKQVRVVRMSVEQPLWRALSGYRVLTMLYAVGLFASAYDEFDRPGIAIAFYVVLFVWTLATLPRVQSAVACTKRFLAADLTVALIGIVLTPLAADDHHIDSGGPTLPSIWTAGSVLAYAIKGGWRWAAFASTPVAVANLIERGSPARDTVHNVVLVWVASIAIGYVVEVARASERTLARALEIEAATRERERLARDIHDGVLQVLAMVQRRGAVLGGDAGELGRMAGEQEIALRTLVSGGLVPVSRVSLDAAEGAVVRVVEEESDDDDDGPVDLRSLLAPYAAAKVSFAEPGAPVPLPADAAKELAAAVGAALDNVRRHAGDDARAWILVEDEPREVVVTVRDDGPGIPEGRLAQAEGEGRLGVALSIRGRLRDLGGSAELVSIPGQGTEVELKVPKARGKAGTR; this comes from the coding sequence ATGGCCAAGCAGGTGCGTGTCGTCAGAATGTCCGTCGAGCAGCCGCTGTGGCGCGCGCTCAGCGGCTACCGGGTGCTGACCATGCTGTACGCGGTCGGTCTGTTCGCCTCCGCCTACGACGAGTTCGACCGCCCGGGCATCGCCATCGCCTTCTACGTCGTCCTGTTCGTCTGGACGCTGGCCACGCTGCCCCGCGTCCAGAGCGCGGTCGCCTGCACCAAGCGCTTCCTCGCCGCCGACCTCACGGTCGCGCTGATCGGCATCGTCCTCACCCCGCTCGCCGCCGACGACCACCACATCGACAGCGGCGGCCCCACCCTGCCGTCGATATGGACCGCCGGTTCGGTCCTCGCCTACGCCATCAAGGGCGGCTGGCGCTGGGCCGCGTTCGCCTCCACCCCGGTCGCCGTCGCCAACCTGATCGAGCGCGGCTCCCCGGCCCGCGACACCGTCCACAACGTGGTCCTCGTCTGGGTCGCCTCCATCGCCATCGGCTACGTCGTGGAGGTCGCCCGCGCCTCCGAGCGCACGCTCGCCCGTGCCCTGGAGATCGAGGCCGCCACCCGGGAGCGGGAGCGGCTCGCCCGGGACATCCACGACGGGGTGCTCCAGGTGCTGGCCATGGTGCAGCGGCGCGGTGCCGTGCTCGGCGGCGACGCGGGCGAGCTGGGCCGGATGGCGGGCGAACAGGAGATCGCGCTGCGCACCCTGGTCTCCGGCGGCCTGGTCCCCGTCTCCCGGGTCTCGCTGGACGCGGCGGAGGGCGCGGTCGTGAGAGTCGTGGAGGAAGAATCCGACGATGACGACGACGGCCCGGTCGATCTTCGGTCGCTGCTCGCGCCGTACGCCGCCGCGAAGGTGAGTTTCGCCGAGCCCGGTGCTCCGGTGCCGTTGCCCGCGGACGCGGCGAAGGAGCTGGCCGCCGCGGTCGGTGCCGCCCTGGACAATGTGCGCAGGCATGCCGGTGACGACGCCCGTGCCTGGATCCTGGTCGAGGACGAGCCCCGGGAGGTCGTCGTGACCGTACGGGACGACGGGCCCGGGATCCCCGAGGGGCGGCTCGCGCAGGCCGAGGGGGAGGGGCGGCTCGGGGTCGCCCTGTCGATCCGGGGGCGGCTGCGGGACCTCGGGGGCAGCGCCGAGCTGGTCTCGATTCCCGGGCAGGGCACGGAAGTTGAGCTGAAGGTACCGAAGGCGCGGGGGAAGGCGGGGACACGATGA
- a CDS encoding lysophospholipid acyltransferase family protein has product MKVAIGGPLKVAFRPWVEGLENIPDEGAAILASNHLSFSDSFFLPAVLDRKVTFIAKAEYFTTPGVKGKLTAAFFKGVGQLPVDRSGARGAGEAAIKSGIDVLERGELFGIYPEGTRSPDGRLYRGKPGGLARVALASGAPVIPVAMIDTEKIQPPGKVMPKLMRPGIRIGKPLDFSRYNGMEHDRFVLRAVTDEVMYEIMKLSGQEYVDIYATAAKRQIADAAKAGKEAEKAAKAALTQAEKEQTGSP; this is encoded by the coding sequence ATGAAGGTCGCCATCGGGGGACCGCTGAAGGTCGCCTTCCGACCCTGGGTGGAGGGCCTGGAGAACATTCCGGACGAGGGCGCCGCCATCCTGGCGAGCAACCATCTCTCGTTCTCGGACTCGTTCTTCCTGCCCGCGGTCCTGGACCGCAAGGTGACGTTTATCGCGAAGGCGGAGTACTTCACGACGCCCGGGGTGAAGGGCAAGTTGACGGCCGCGTTCTTCAAGGGCGTGGGCCAGCTCCCCGTGGACCGTTCCGGTGCGCGCGGGGCGGGCGAGGCAGCGATCAAGAGCGGGATCGACGTCCTGGAGCGCGGTGAACTGTTCGGTATCTATCCGGAGGGCACGCGCTCCCCTGACGGCCGTCTCTACCGGGGCAAGCCCGGCGGTCTCGCGCGCGTGGCGCTCGCCAGCGGCGCCCCGGTGATCCCGGTCGCGATGATCGACACCGAGAAGATCCAGCCGCCCGGCAAGGTCATGCCGAAGCTGATGCGCCCGGGCATCCGGATCGGCAAGCCGCTCGACTTCAGCCGGTACAACGGCATGGAGCACGACCGTTTCGTCCTCCGCGCGGTGACCGACGAGGTCATGTACGAGATCATGAAGCTCTCCGGCCAGGAGTACGTCGACATCTACGCGACCGCCGCCAAGCGGCAGATCGCGGACGCGGCGAAGGCCGGCAAGGAAGCGGAGAAGGCGGCCAAGGCCGCGCTCACGCAAGCGGAGAAGGAGCAGACCGGCTCCCCGTAG
- a CDS encoding alpha/beta hydrolase → MPVLPGAEPYRHEGGEVGVLLCHGFTGSPQSLRPWAQHLAERGLTVSLPLLPGHGTRWEDMQLTGWQDWYAEVDRELRALRERCSQVFVAGLSMGGALALRLAAKHGDEISGVVVVNPGIKVHGLAAYALPVARHLVRTAPGIASDIAKEGSEEVGYDKVPLHSAHSLRTFFRLVDRELPQVTQPLLLLHSPQDHVVPPADSARVLSRVSSTDVTEILLEQSYHVATLDHDADRIFEESFAFIGRLAPSAGQQVSDTGRVSEQEGTATGG, encoded by the coding sequence GTGCCGGTCCTCCCCGGAGCCGAGCCGTACCGCCACGAGGGCGGGGAGGTCGGAGTTCTCCTCTGCCACGGCTTCACCGGTTCCCCGCAGTCGCTGCGCCCCTGGGCGCAGCATCTGGCCGAGCGCGGCCTCACCGTGTCGCTGCCGCTGCTGCCCGGGCACGGCACGCGCTGGGAGGACATGCAGCTCACCGGCTGGCAGGACTGGTACGCGGAGGTGGACCGCGAGCTGCGCGCCCTGCGCGAGCGCTGCTCGCAGGTCTTCGTCGCGGGCCTGTCCATGGGCGGCGCGCTGGCCCTGCGGCTGGCCGCGAAGCACGGCGACGAGATCAGCGGTGTGGTGGTCGTCAACCCCGGTATCAAGGTGCACGGCCTCGCGGCGTACGCCCTTCCGGTGGCCCGCCACCTGGTGCGTACGGCGCCGGGTATCGCCAGCGACATCGCGAAGGAGGGCAGCGAGGAGGTCGGGTACGACAAGGTGCCGCTGCACTCCGCGCACTCCCTGCGCACTTTCTTCCGGCTGGTCGACCGCGAGCTCCCGCAGGTCACCCAGCCGCTCCTGCTGCTGCACAGCCCCCAGGACCATGTGGTTCCGCCGGCCGACTCGGCTCGTGTCCTCAGTCGGGTTTCCTCGACCGACGTGACGGAGATCCTGCTGGAACAGAGCTACCACGTCGCGACGTTGGACCACGACGCGGACCGGATTTTCGAGGAGAGCTTCGCGTTCATCGGCCGGCTCGCACCCAGTGCCGGCCAGCAGGTGTCCGACACGGGCCGGGTGAGCGAGCAGGAAGGGACGGCCACAGGTGGCTGA
- a CDS encoding endonuclease/exonuclease/phosphatase family protein codes for MAPLPNSRTEPDGSAIIRVLSYNIRSMRDDTAALARVIRACAPDLVLIQEAPLFFRWRKKLARLASASGLVVLSGGGTAAGPALLCSLRATVERTEDVLLPLTPGQFRRGFATAVVRFGATRLGVLSCHLSLRQDERYDQGGMLLDRLAGMGVDHAIAGGDLNDRPDGRTFTRLAKDLQDCWATTPWGAEYTWTPGNPFQRIDAIFATPGIEVLGCGVPLGLPGVAEADIERATDHFPVLAAVRVPAA; via the coding sequence ATGGCGCCGCTCCCCAACTCCCGCACTGAACCGGACGGTTCGGCAATCATCCGCGTCCTGAGCTACAACATCCGCTCGATGCGCGACGACACCGCCGCCCTGGCCCGGGTGATAAGGGCCTGCGCCCCGGACCTCGTCCTCATCCAGGAGGCCCCCCTCTTCTTCCGCTGGCGCAAGAAGCTGGCCCGGCTCGCGTCCGCCTCCGGCCTGGTGGTCCTCTCCGGAGGTGGCACCGCCGCAGGCCCCGCCCTGCTCTGCTCGCTGCGGGCGACGGTCGAGCGCACGGAAGACGTCCTGCTGCCGCTCACTCCGGGACAGTTCCGACGCGGCTTCGCGACCGCGGTCGTCCGCTTCGGAGCCACCCGCCTCGGCGTCCTTAGCTGTCACCTCAGCCTCCGCCAGGACGAGCGCTACGACCAGGGCGGCATGCTGCTCGACCGACTGGCCGGGATGGGCGTGGACCACGCGATCGCGGGCGGCGACCTCAACGACCGCCCCGACGGCCGGACCTTCACCCGACTGGCCAAGGATCTGCAGGACTGCTGGGCCACCACCCCCTGGGGCGCCGAGTACACCTGGACCCCCGGCAACCCCTTCCAGCGCATCGACGCGATCTTCGCGACGCCGGGCATCGAGGTACTGGGGTGCGGGGTACCGCTGGGGCTGCCGGGGGTGGCGGAGGCCGACATCGAGCGGGCGACGGATCACTTCCCCGTACTGGCCGCGGTGCGCGTGCCCGCGGCCTGA
- a CDS encoding ROK family glucokinase, whose translation MGLTIGVDIGGTKIAAGVVDEEGNILSTHKVPTPGTAEGIVDAIAAAVDGARAGHEIVGVGIGAAGYVNRQRSTVYFAPNIDWRQEPLKEKVEARVGLPVVVENDANAAAWGEYKFGAGKGHRNVICITLGTGLGGGIIIGNKLRRGHFGVAAEFGHIRMVPDGLLCGCGSQGCWEQYASGRALVRYAKQRANATPEAADVLLSLGDGTPEGIEGKHISMAARQGDPVAVDSYRELARWAGAGLADLASLFDPSAFIVGGGLSDEGELVLDPIRKSYKRWLVGGNWRPVADVIAAQLGNKAGMVGAADLAREPDPIM comes from the coding sequence ATGGGACTCACCATCGGCGTCGATATCGGCGGCACCAAGATCGCGGCCGGGGTTGTCGACGAGGAAGGCAACATCCTCTCGACCCACAAGGTGCCGACCCCGGGCACGGCCGAGGGCATCGTCGACGCCATCGCCGCCGCGGTCGACGGAGCGCGCGCCGGGCACGAGATCGTCGGCGTGGGCATCGGTGCCGCGGGCTACGTCAACCGTCAGCGCTCCACGGTCTACTTCGCGCCGAACATCGACTGGCGCCAGGAGCCGCTGAAGGAGAAGGTCGAGGCCCGCGTGGGCCTGCCCGTCGTCGTGGAGAACGACGCGAACGCCGCGGCCTGGGGCGAGTACAAGTTCGGCGCCGGCAAGGGCCACCGCAACGTCATCTGCATCACGCTCGGCACCGGCCTCGGCGGCGGCATCATCATCGGCAACAAGCTGCGCCGCGGGCACTTCGGGGTGGCCGCCGAGTTCGGCCACATCCGCATGGTGCCGGACGGCCTGCTGTGCGGCTGCGGCTCACAGGGCTGCTGGGAGCAGTACGCGTCGGGCCGCGCCCTCGTCCGCTACGCCAAGCAGCGCGCCAACGCCACCCCCGAGGCCGCGGACGTCCTGCTCTCGCTCGGCGACGGCACCCCCGAGGGCATCGAGGGCAAGCACATCTCCATGGCTGCCCGGCAGGGCGACCCGGTGGCCGTCGACTCCTACCGCGAACTGGCCCGCTGGGCCGGCGCCGGCCTCGCCGACCTGGCCTCCCTCTTCGACCCCTCCGCGTTCATCGTCGGCGGCGGCCTCTCGGACGAGGGCGAACTGGTCCTCGACCCGATCCGCAAGTCCTACAAGCGCTGGCTGGTGGGCGGCAACTGGCGCCCGGTGGCCGACGTGATCGCCGCCCAACTGGGCAACAAGGCGGGCATGGTGGGAGCAGCAGACCTGGCAAGGGAACCCGACCCGATCATGTAA
- a CDS encoding DUF5304 family protein, whose product MSEELPPYDAGKEEALDEVRATDADAWATAAAEDLAAEKARRRTQYGPPPGSAAEELRKLVDTVADKLSGLQSPLLGQVAGPAAQQVVKQVVQQAKAAVEPVIERNPDVFDHLAAAGGELLAAYRSAVQAQEQRWTARDSELKDRRDRGEDPGPGERIDLD is encoded by the coding sequence ATGAGCGAAGAGCTCCCCCCGTACGACGCCGGCAAGGAAGAGGCGCTCGACGAGGTGCGGGCGACCGACGCCGACGCCTGGGCGACGGCGGCCGCCGAAGACCTCGCGGCGGAGAAGGCCCGCCGCCGCACCCAGTACGGCCCGCCCCCGGGCTCGGCCGCCGAGGAACTGCGCAAACTCGTCGACACCGTCGCGGACAAGCTGTCCGGCCTCCAGTCCCCGTTGCTCGGCCAGGTCGCCGGACCGGCCGCCCAGCAGGTGGTGAAGCAGGTCGTCCAGCAGGCCAAGGCCGCCGTCGAGCCCGTCATCGAACGCAACCCGGACGTCTTCGACCACCTCGCGGCGGCCGGCGGCGAACTCCTCGCCGCGTACCGCTCCGCCGTCCAGGCCCAGGAACAGCGCTGGACCGCGCGCGACAGCGAACTCAAGGACCGCCGTGACCGGGGCGAGGACCCGGGCCCGGGCGAGCGTATCGACCTCGACTAG